From the Mastacembelus armatus chromosome 14, fMasArm1.2, whole genome shotgun sequence genome, one window contains:
- the LOC113142589 gene encoding LOW QUALITY PROTEIN: CAAX prenyl protease 2-like (The sequence of the model RefSeq protein was modified relative to this genomic sequence to represent the inferred CDS: inserted 1 base in 1 codon) has protein sequence MLTVTASVWELMGVRIEGFIPAAIVPLLLTIYFYPAPLMHSAIDNPDGLTGELKSTLDVQSWRLCVGDAMSLRNQVVAPVTEELVFRGAMLPMLDLGLFFSHFHHVIEQQRLHKDSMSVFLLVAVHVVGPVLCHSFSNSQXPDINAALQHPHM, from the exons ATGCTAACC GTCACTGCGTCTGTGTGGGAGTTGATGGGAGTTCGTATAGAAGGTTTTATTCCTGCGGCCATAGTCCCACTGCTGCTGACC ATTT atttttatCCTGCTCCCCTGATGCATTCTGCAATAGACAACCCTGATGGCCTCACTGGGGAACTGAAGTCTACACTGG ATGTTCAATCATGGAGACTGTGTGTGGGAGATGCAATGTCGCTTAGGAACCAGGTGGTGGCCCCAGTGACAGAGGAGCTGGTGTTCAGAGGGGCCATGTTGCCAATGCTGGATCTGggcctttttttct CTCATTTCCACCATGTCATAGAGCAACAACGTCTCCACAAGGACAGCATGAGTGTCTTTCTGCTGGTGGCAG TTCATGTTGTAGGTCCAGTTTTGTGCCACTCATTCAGTAACAGCC GGCCTGACATCAATGCTGCCCTACAACACCCTCATATGTGA